Proteins from a genomic interval of Phalacrocorax aristotelis chromosome 3, bGulAri2.1, whole genome shotgun sequence:
- the SIX3 gene encoding homeobox protein SIX3, producing the protein MVFRSPLELYPTHFFLPNFAADPHHRSLLLASGGGGGGSGSGSGCSPGAGGGGGGSSRAPHEELSMFQLPTLNFSPEQVASVCETLEETGDIERLGRFLWSLPVAPGACEAINKHESILRARAVVAFHTGNFRDLYHILENHKFTKESHGKLQAMWLEAHYQEAEKLRGRPLGPVDKYRVRKKFPLPRTIWDGEQKTHCFKERTRSLLREWYLQDPYPNPSKKRELAQATGLTPTQVGNWFKNRRQRDRAAAAKNRLQHQAIGQSGMRSLAEPGCPTHSSAESPSTAASPTTSVSSLTERAETGTSILSDKHDFSFALFHGRISPTCMMMMIKFVSGKKYSL; encoded by the exons ATGGTGTTCAGGTCCCCGCTAGAGCTTTATCCCACCCATTTCTTCTTGCCAAACTTCGCCGCCGACCCGCACCACCGCTCCCTCCTTCTCgccagcggcggcggcggcggcggcagcggcagcggcTCGGGCTGCAGCCCCGGTGCCGGCGGCGGTGGAGGCGGCAGCTCCCGGGCACCCCACGAAGAGTTGTCAATGTTTCAGCTGCCCACACTCAACTTCTCCCCGGAGCAAGTGGCCAGCGTCTGCGAGACGCTGGAGGAGACTGGAGACATAGAGAGGCTGGGGAGGTTCCTCTGGTCGCTGCCGGTGGCGCCGGGGGCATGCGAGGCCATCAACAAGCACGAGTCCATCCTCCGCGCCCGAGCGGTGGTGGCCTTCCACACGGGCAACTTCCGAGACCTCTATCACATCCTGGAGAACCACAAATTCACCAAGGAGTCCCACGGCAAGTTGCAGGCCATGTGGCTCGAAGCGCACTACCAGGAGGCCGAGAAGCTAAGGGGTCGCCCGCTGGGGCCGGTTGATAAATACAGGGTGAGGAAGAAGTTTCCGCTGCCCAGGACCATTTGGGATGGCGAGCAGAAGACGCACTGCTTCAAGGAGAGGACTCGCAGCCTCCTGAGGGAGTGGTACCTGCAGGACCCTTACCCCAACCCCAGCAAGAAAAGGGAACTGGCTCAGGCCACGGGGCTCACCCCCACGCAAGTAGGCAACTGGTTCAAAAACCGAAGGCAAAGAGACAGAGCGGCGGCGGCTAAAAACAG GCTCCAGCACCAGGCGATAGGACAGAGCGGCATGCGGTCGCTGGCTGAGCCCGGCTGCCCGACACACAGCTCGGCCGAGTCTCCGTCCACGGCGGCCAGCCCGACCACCAGCGTCTCCAGTTTGACAGAAAGAGCCGAGACGGGCACCTCCATCCTCTCG GACAAGCACGATTTCTCCTTTGCGCTTTTCCATGGACGCATTTCACCCACTtgcatgatgatgatgattaaaTTTGtatctgggaaaaaatattctctatag